In Hyphomicrobiales bacterium, a single window of DNA contains:
- a CDS encoding NAD(P)/FAD-dependent oxidoreductase, which yields MSEKVEAVVVGAGVVGLAIARALSAAGRDVLIIESAADIGTGTSSRNSEVIHAGIYYPPGSLKAKLCARGRDLLYEFCEVHGVAARPLGKLIVATRSEEHAKLDAITKQAAACGVTDLQRLTAQEARALEPEVNCTAALLSPRTGIVDGRGLMMALLGAAEANGATLALHTRLLSARPVNGGYALTLESAGEGFDMECKLLINAAGLGAWDVARATEGLSPAHLPGHWLAKGCYCSVSGKSPFSRLIYPVPVPGALGIHATLDMQGQVRLGPDITWIETLDYTVPDEAVERFRAACLPYWPGLAARDIAPAYAGVRPKIHGPDAGFADFRMDGPSVHGLPGLVNLFGIESPGLTSSLAIAEAVSNLLQQ from the coding sequence ATGTCGGAAAAGGTTGAAGCAGTTGTGGTGGGTGCAGGCGTCGTGGGCCTTGCCATCGCGCGCGCACTTTCGGCCGCCGGGCGTGATGTGCTCATCATCGAGTCCGCGGCCGATATCGGCACTGGCACGTCATCGCGGAATTCCGAAGTCATCCACGCTGGAATTTATTACCCACCCGGCAGCCTGAAGGCGAAGCTGTGCGCGCGTGGCCGTGATCTCCTGTATGAATTCTGTGAGGTCCACGGTGTGGCGGCGCGGCCGCTCGGCAAGCTGATCGTGGCAACGCGGAGCGAAGAACACGCCAAGCTGGACGCCATCACAAAGCAAGCGGCCGCCTGTGGCGTGACAGACCTGCAGCGTCTCACCGCGCAGGAAGCGCGGGCGCTGGAGCCGGAAGTGAATTGCACCGCGGCCTTGCTCTCGCCCCGCACGGGAATTGTGGATGGGCGTGGCCTGATGATGGCGCTGCTTGGCGCGGCAGAGGCGAACGGCGCCACCCTTGCATTGCACACCAGGCTTCTGTCAGCGCGGCCCGTAAACGGCGGTTATGCCCTCACGCTCGAGTCCGCAGGCGAGGGCTTTGACATGGAGTGCAAGCTCCTCATCAATGCCGCGGGACTTGGCGCATGGGATGTGGCCCGCGCCACGGAAGGCCTTTCACCCGCTCACCTGCCGGGCCACTGGCTCGCCAAGGGCTGCTACTGTTCCGTCTCGGGCAAATCGCCGTTCAGCCGTCTCATCTATCCGGTTCCCGTCCCCGGCGCCCTCGGCATCCACGCAACGCTGGACATGCAGGGCCAGGTGCGCCTCGGTCCCGACATCACCTGGATCGAGACGCTCGACTACACGGTGCCGGACGAGGCCGTGGAGCGTTTCCGCGCAGCCTGCCTGCCCTACTGGCCGGGGCTGGCGGCGCGTGACATCGCCCCAGCCTATGCCGGTGTGCGCCCGAAGATCCACGGACCGGACGCAGGCTTTGCCGATTTCCGCATGGACGGACCATCCGTTCACGGATTGCCCGGTCTCGTCAACCTGTTCGGAATTGAATCGCCCGGCCTCACCAGTTCGCTGGCCATCGCCGAAGCCGTGAGCAACCTACTTCAGCAATGA
- the aroQ gene encoding type II 3-dehydroquinate dehydratase, producing MSKTIFILNGPNLNLLGKRQPEIYGRETLADVEAQCAEAGKPPGLAVVMRQSNSEGELVGWIHEAREKAKGIIINPGAYTHTSIAILDALNAFEGPVLEVHVSNVHKREAFRHHSYVSLRADGVIAGFGVEGYALAMRRMGSLLK from the coding sequence ATGAGCAAGACGATCTTCATCCTCAACGGACCAAACCTCAACCTGCTTGGCAAGCGCCAGCCGGAGATTTACGGCCGTGAAACACTGGCCGATGTGGAAGCGCAGTGCGCCGAGGCGGGAAAGCCGCCCGGGCTTGCGGTTGTGATGCGCCAATCCAACAGCGAAGGTGAACTTGTGGGCTGGATTCACGAGGCCCGCGAAAAGGCCAAGGGCATCATCATCAATCCTGGCGCCTACACGCACACCTCCATTGCCATTCTCGATGCACTGAATGCCTTTGAAGGACCGGTGCTGGAAGTGCACGTCAGCAACGTGCACAAGCGCGAGGCTTTCCGGCATCACTCCTATGTCTCGCTGCGGGCCGATGGCGTGATCGCGGGCTTTGGCGTGGAAGGTTATGCGCTGGCCATGCGGCGCATGGGATCATTGCTGAAGTAG
- a CDS encoding proteasome-type protease — MTYCVGMLLDKGLVMAADTRTNAGVDNVGKFKKLYCWEHPGERVFVLLTAGNLAITQAVVSVLNEHEDHPPETGDTLKTSSTMFQAAQVVGDAVREVKAMDAAHLTSNGEAFAASFIFGGQIGTERPRLFNIYAAGNFIEATPDTPFFQIGEHKYGKPILDRVARSDMELGEAAKMVLLSFDSTLRSNLSVGLPIDLLTYETGSLKVEHTKRIGLDDPYFKMLSTEWSKALRTAFANIEALDI; from the coding sequence ATGACCTATTGCGTGGGAATGCTGCTCGACAAGGGCCTTGTGATGGCCGCCGATACCCGCACCAATGCGGGCGTCGACAACGTCGGCAAGTTCAAGAAACTCTATTGCTGGGAACACCCCGGCGAGCGCGTTTTCGTGCTGCTCACGGCGGGCAACCTCGCCATCACGCAAGCCGTGGTCAGCGTCCTCAACGAGCATGAAGACCATCCCCCCGAAACGGGTGACACGCTGAAGACCTCCTCCACCATGTTCCAGGCGGCGCAGGTGGTAGGCGATGCGGTGCGGGAGGTGAAGGCCATGGATGCAGCGCACCTTACCTCCAACGGCGAAGCCTTTGCCGCGAGCTTTATCTTCGGCGGGCAGATCGGAACAGAGCGTCCGCGCCTGTTCAACATCTACGCGGCGGGCAATTTCATCGAGGCGACGCCTGACACACCCTTCTTCCAGATCGGCGAACACAAGTATGGCAAGCCGATCCTCGACCGCGTGGCGCGCAGCGACATGGAACTGGGAGAGGCGGCGAAGATGGTTCTGCTCTCGTTTGATTCCACCTTGCGCTCAAACCTCAGCGTCGGCCTGCCCATCGACCTTCTCACATACGAGACGGGATCGCTCAAGGTGGAGCACACCAAGCGCATCGGGCTGGACGATCCCTATTTCAAGATGCTGTCCACGGAATGGTCGAAAGCCCTGCGGACGGCGTTTGCCAATATCGAAGCACTGGACATCTGA
- a CDS encoding transglutaminase family protein: MRLKIQHATRYDYDAAPSYLVQRLHLTPVDFDGQRTISWKITAPGMDSSLRHRDGFGNITHLLTVRGHCGPLVVEAEGIVDTEERSGVVRGIASTMPDTVYLRHTAATQLNPALTAFLKRFDTRVPTLDLAHRIMADIHEAVAYETGSTHAHTTASEAFRDGRGVCQDHAHIMIAVARGLGLPARYVTGYLVTGIGASASAAHAWAEIAVPDLGWVGFDAANGQSPTDHYVRIAAGLDAAAVVPVRGFRRGGAGTEQMTVEVRVEIAQQ, translated from the coding sequence ATGCGCCTCAAGATCCAGCACGCCACCCGTTACGACTACGACGCCGCTCCGTCCTACCTGGTGCAGCGGCTGCATCTGACGCCTGTTGACTTCGATGGCCAGCGTACGATCTCGTGGAAGATTACGGCACCGGGCATGGACAGCAGCCTTCGCCACCGCGACGGCTTCGGCAACATCACCCATCTCCTGACGGTGCGCGGCCACTGCGGACCCCTGGTAGTGGAGGCGGAAGGGATCGTTGATACGGAAGAACGTTCCGGTGTGGTGCGCGGCATCGCGAGCACGATGCCGGACACCGTGTACCTGCGCCACACGGCGGCCACCCAACTGAACCCGGCCCTCACGGCATTCCTGAAACGCTTCGACACCCGCGTGCCGACGCTCGACCTCGCGCATCGCATCATGGCCGACATCCATGAGGCGGTGGCCTACGAGACGGGCAGCACGCACGCCCACACGACCGCAAGCGAAGCCTTCCGCGACGGCAGGGGCGTGTGCCAGGACCACGCCCACATCATGATTGCCGTGGCCCGGGGCCTTGGCCTGCCCGCCCGCTACGTGACCGGCTACCTGGTCACGGGCATTGGCGCGTCGGCCTCCGCGGCCCATGCCTGGGCGGAGATTGCCGTCCCGGACCTGGGCTGGGTGGGGTTTGACGCGGCCAACGGACAATCCCCCACCGACCATTACGTGCGCATCGCCGCCGGGCTTGACGCGGCCGCGGTGGTGCCCGTGCGCGGTTTCCGCCGGGGTGGGGCGGGCACGGAACAGATGACGGTTGAAGTCCGCGTCGAGATTGCGCAACAGTGA
- a CDS encoding alpha-E domain-containing protein produces the protein MMLGRTAASLFWMSRYMERAENMARLLEVGHRISLMPGAIEGHRDEWRSTLLSAASEQTYSNKFDTITGPQVADFLIFDESNPSSIRSIIRTARNNGRAVRTALTRDVWESINTTWNELVAVKASELTPDRLPVFLDWVKQRSMSFRGAVLGTMLRNENYYFSQLGNFIERADNTARILDVKYFILLPKPSDVGSDIDTHQWGQILRSVSAHRAYRWFYRNSGYKPWLVAEFLILREEMPRSLLFSSAWICTALAGLSALHSKRYSVHDQAEETRDRLRNGRMEDIFQSGLHEYLQHFILSNNQLSRDIGATYNFP, from the coding sequence CTGATGCTCGGACGCACCGCCGCCTCGCTGTTCTGGATGTCGCGCTACATGGAGCGGGCCGAGAACATGGCGCGCCTTCTGGAAGTGGGCCACCGCATCTCGCTGATGCCGGGCGCGATCGAGGGGCACCGCGACGAGTGGCGCTCGACCCTGCTCAGCGCGGCGAGCGAGCAGACTTATTCCAACAAATTCGACACGATCACCGGCCCGCAGGTGGCGGACTTCCTCATCTTCGACGAGAGCAATCCGTCCAGCATCCGCTCCATCATCCGCACTGCGCGCAACAATGGGCGGGCCGTGCGCACCGCCCTCACACGTGACGTATGGGAGAGCATCAACACCACATGGAACGAACTTGTGGCGGTGAAGGCGAGCGAACTCACGCCCGACCGCCTGCCCGTTTTCCTCGACTGGGTGAAGCAGCGGTCCATGTCGTTCCGGGGCGCCGTACTGGGGACGATGCTGCGCAACGAGAACTACTATTTCAGCCAGCTCGGAAATTTCATCGAGCGCGCCGACAACACGGCGCGCATCCTCGACGTCAAGTATTTCATCCTGCTGCCCAAGCCTTCCGACGTGGGCAGCGATATCGACACGCACCAGTGGGGCCAGATCCTGCGCAGTGTCTCCGCCCACCGGGCCTACCGCTGGTTCTATCGCAACAGCGGCTACAAGCCGTGGCTCGTGGCCGAGTTCCTGATCCTGCGCGAGGAAATGCCGCGTTCGCTGCTGTTCAGTTCGGCATGGATCTGCACGGCGCTTGCGGGCCTCAGTGCCCTTCACAGCAAGCGCTACAGCGTGCATGACCAAGCCGAAGAAACGCGCGACCGCTTGCGCAACGGCCGCATGGAAGACATTTTCCAGAGCGGGCTTCACGAATACCTGCAGCACTTCATCCTTTCCAACAACCAGTTGTCGCGCGACATCGGCGCGACCTACAATTTCCCGTGA
- a CDS encoding circularly permuted type 2 ATP-grasp protein, with protein sequence MQDKGGQVRSPYLRVGDWLKTLTRKDAERARQEAENRFRRQGITFAVYGDEEAAERLIPFDIIPRVFAASEWRRLSAGIEQRVRALNAFIHDIYHRQEILRAGRIPASVIVQNAAFVPEMMGVDPARGIYAHIIGIDIVRISENEFYVLEDNCRTPSGVSYMLEDRETMMHLFPELFAHQRVAPVENYPSLLRKTLESVAPAACDGEPTIVVLTPGIHNSAFFEHAFLADEMGAELCEGDDLFVMDGALYMRTTQEPKRVDVVYRRIDDAFLDPLTFRPDSSIGVPGLFDLYRAGKVTIVNAPGTGIADDKSIYTYLPDVIEFYTGEKPLLKNVPTWRCSDTQSLTYVLEHLHELVVKEVHGSGGYGMLVGPTSSKKEIEQFRARLKANPANYIAQPTLALSAVPTYTASGVAPRHVDLRPFVLSGDRVRITPGGLTRVALKKGSLVVNSSQGGGTKDTWVLED encoded by the coding sequence ATGCAGGACAAGGGCGGGCAGGTGCGTAGCCCATACCTGCGGGTGGGAGATTGGCTGAAGACGCTGACGCGCAAGGACGCAGAACGCGCCCGCCAGGAGGCAGAGAACCGTTTCCGCCGGCAGGGCATCACCTTTGCCGTCTATGGCGATGAAGAGGCAGCCGAACGCCTGATCCCCTTCGACATCATTCCGCGCGTCTTCGCGGCCTCTGAATGGCGGCGGCTTTCGGCCGGTATCGAGCAACGGGTGCGCGCACTCAACGCCTTCATCCACGACATCTACCACCGCCAGGAAATCCTGCGCGCGGGGCGCATCCCGGCCAGCGTCATCGTGCAAAACGCCGCCTTCGTGCCCGAAATGATGGGGGTCGATCCGGCGCGCGGCATCTATGCCCACATCATCGGCATCGACATCGTGCGCATCAGCGAGAACGAATTCTACGTGCTGGAAGACAATTGCCGCACGCCGTCCGGTGTTTCCTACATGCTGGAAGACCGGGAAACGATGATGCACCTGTTCCCGGAACTGTTTGCACACCAGCGCGTGGCACCGGTCGAGAACTACCCCTCGCTGCTGCGCAAGACCCTGGAAAGCGTGGCACCCGCGGCCTGCGATGGTGAACCCACCATCGTGGTTCTGACGCCCGGCATTCACAACTCGGCCTTCTTCGAACACGCCTTCCTTGCTGATGAAATGGGGGCGGAACTGTGCGAGGGCGACGACCTGTTCGTGATGGACGGGGCACTCTACATGCGCACCACGCAGGAACCCAAGCGCGTTGACGTGGTGTACCGCCGCATCGACGATGCCTTCCTCGATCCGCTTACCTTCCGGCCCGATTCCTCCATCGGCGTGCCGGGCCTGTTCGATCTGTACCGGGCGGGCAAGGTGACGATCGTCAATGCGCCGGGGACGGGCATTGCCGACGACAAGTCGATCTATACCTACCTGCCAGACGTCATCGAGTTCTACACGGGCGAAAAGCCGCTGCTGAAGAACGTTCCGACCTGGCGCTGCTCGGACACGCAATCCCTTACCTATGTGCTGGAACACCTGCATGAACTGGTTGTGAAGGAGGTGCATGGCTCGGGCGGCTACGGCATGCTGGTGGGACCGACATCCTCCAAGAAGGAGATCGAGCAGTTCCGGGCACGGCTGAAGGCCAACCCGGCCAACTACATTGCCCAGCCAACGCTGGCGCTCTCGGCGGTGCCGACTTACACGGCGTCGGGCGTCGCACCCCGCCATGTCGATCTCCGGCCCTTCGTCCTGTCGGGCGACCGCGTGCGCATCACCCCCGGCGGGTTGACGCGCGTGGCGCTCAAGAAGGGTTCGCTGGTGGTGAACTCCAGCCAAGGCGGGGGCACCAAAGACACCTGGGTGCTGGAGGACTGA
- a CDS encoding HAD family hydrolase yields MTNGQPVSHVIFDCDGVLVDSEGLSAGVLMGMMAEIGLPITDEIFRTDFLGRSFASAAKRVLQRFGRPMPDDFQMRYRGRLLERMRHDLKPMGGVTEVLETIRLPYCLATSSSPERLATSLQVTGLAPFFAGRCSTASEVAHGKPAPDLLLLAASRLNADPAACLVIEDSEMGILAARAAGMAVWHFRGGVHMQMGYDLPDGLTADRTIADMAELHRVFADAGICAPARVAHPA; encoded by the coding sequence GTGACCAACGGACAGCCTGTCAGCCACGTGATTTTCGATTGCGACGGTGTTCTGGTGGACAGCGAGGGCCTGTCGGCTGGCGTGCTCATGGGCATGATGGCGGAGATCGGACTCCCCATCACCGACGAGATTTTCCGCACGGATTTTCTCGGCCGCAGCTTTGCCAGCGCGGCGAAGCGCGTGCTGCAACGCTTTGGCCGCCCCATGCCGGATGATTTCCAGATGCGCTACCGCGGCCGCCTGCTGGAGCGCATGCGCCACGACCTGAAACCCATGGGGGGCGTGACGGAGGTGCTGGAAACGATCCGCCTTCCCTATTGCCTGGCCACCAGCAGTTCGCCCGAACGCCTCGCCACCTCCTTGCAGGTGACGGGGCTGGCGCCGTTCTTCGCGGGCCGCTGCAGCACGGCATCGGAAGTCGCCCACGGCAAGCCCGCACCCGATCTCCTGCTGCTCGCAGCCAGCAGGTTGAACGCAGACCCTGCCGCCTGCCTCGTGATCGAAGACAGCGAGATGGGTATCCTTGCGGCCCGCGCGGCCGGCATGGCGGTCTGGCATTTCCGCGGCGGTGTGCACATGCAGATGGGATATGATTTGCCCGACGGCCTCACCGCCGACCGCACCATCGCCGATATGGCGGAGCTTCACCGTGTTTTCGCCGATGCTGGCATTTGTGCGCCCGCCCGTGTAGCACATCCCGCATGA
- a CDS encoding sugar-binding transcriptional regulator, with the protein MARKPEPEKERLDDAARAGWLYYIAGNTQDEIARKLGVSRQTAQRLVSLAVTERLIKVRFDHPLGRCLELSDRMKERFGLETCEVVPADPASHSETLGIVEAAATEMERYLVSQHPVIIGLGTGRTLRAVAEQVSPMECPQHKIVSLVGNIGPDGSATVFDVASRVGDRVGAPHYPMPFPVVTATVHEKNLLVTQKSLRNVMDLAAQADVSFVGIGTVDDSSAMLRDGFVRADEIRAMMKAGAVGEITGWSFDADGQLTEGLVNDRVLSVPLETPARRRVIGVAMAPGRYKAIQGALAGRLINGLITNETMAGQLLSK; encoded by the coding sequence GTGGCGCGCAAACCTGAACCCGAAAAGGAACGGCTGGATGATGCCGCCCGCGCGGGATGGCTCTACTATATCGCCGGAAATACCCAGGACGAGATCGCCCGCAAGCTCGGCGTCTCGCGCCAGACGGCCCAGCGCCTCGTCTCGCTCGCCGTCACCGAGCGCCTCATCAAGGTGCGCTTTGATCATCCGCTCGGCCGCTGCCTTGAACTCTCCGACCGCATGAAGGAACGCTTCGGCCTGGAAACCTGCGAGGTGGTACCGGCCGATCCCGCTTCCCATTCCGAAACGCTGGGCATCGTGGAAGCGGCAGCGACCGAGATGGAGCGCTATCTCGTCTCGCAACATCCCGTCATCATCGGTCTCGGTACCGGGCGCACATTGCGCGCCGTTGCCGAGCAGGTGAGCCCGATGGAATGCCCCCAGCACAAGATCGTCTCGCTCGTCGGCAACATCGGGCCCGATGGGTCGGCAACCGTGTTCGACGTTGCGTCGCGCGTCGGAGACCGCGTGGGCGCGCCGCATTATCCCATGCCGTTTCCTGTGGTGACCGCGACGGTGCATGAGAAGAACCTTCTCGTCACGCAGAAGTCGCTCCGCAACGTCATGGATCTTGCAGCCCAGGCAGACGTGAGCTTCGTCGGCATCGGTACGGTGGACGATTCCTCCGCCATGCTGCGCGACGGATTTGTCCGCGCCGACGAAATCCGCGCCATGATGAAGGCGGGCGCCGTGGGCGAGATCACCGGCTGGAGTTTCGATGCCGATGGTCAACTCACGGAGGGTCTCGTCAACGACCGGGTGCTCAGTGTTCCCCTCGAAACGCCGGCCCGCCGCCGCGTCATAGGCGTCGCCATGGCGCCTGGCCGCTACAAGGCCATACAAGGGGCGCTGGCGGGCCGTTTGATCAATGGCCTGATCACCAATGAGACCATGGCTGGGCAATTGCTATCGAAATAG
- a CDS encoding sugar ABC transporter substrate-binding protein, with product MKLKLKGVLGALAIAALSTTALAETKLTIATVNNGDMIRMQGLTDDFTKANPDISLEWVTLEENVLREKVTTDIATKGGQFDVLTIGTYEVPIWGKKGWLVPLTQVDDPADLLPAIAGGLTVDGKLMAAPFYGESSMVMYRKDLVDAAGEKMPDAPTWDDIKRIADKITNKDKEIYGVCLRGKAGWGENMAFITATSNSFGARWFDENWKPQFDSPEWKDALNFYLELLKADGPPGASSNGFNENLALFNAGKCGMWIDATVAASFVTGKDSTVADKVGFALAPDKGLGKRGNWLWAWSLAIPAGTQKEEAAQKFISWATSKHYTEIVAAKEGWANVPPGTRTSLYANPEYAKVPFAKMTLDSINSADPTKPTVKPVPYVGVQFVAIPEFAGLATTVGQIFSAALAGEKSADDALAEAQDVATREMTKAGYIK from the coding sequence ATGAAATTGAAGCTGAAGGGCGTGCTTGGCGCGCTCGCCATTGCGGCGCTGTCCACCACGGCGCTGGCTGAAACGAAGCTGACCATCGCCACCGTGAACAACGGCGACATGATCCGCATGCAGGGACTGACGGATGACTTCACGAAGGCCAATCCGGACATCTCGCTCGAGTGGGTGACACTCGAAGAGAACGTGCTGCGCGAAAAGGTGACGACCGACATCGCCACCAAGGGAGGACAGTTCGACGTCCTCACCATTGGCACGTACGAAGTGCCGATCTGGGGCAAGAAGGGCTGGCTCGTGCCGCTGACGCAGGTCGATGATCCGGCCGATCTCCTGCCCGCCATCGCAGGCGGCCTCACGGTTGACGGCAAGCTGATGGCTGCGCCCTTCTACGGCGAAAGCTCCATGGTGATGTACCGCAAGGACCTCGTGGACGCTGCCGGCGAGAAGATGCCTGACGCACCCACCTGGGACGACATCAAGCGCATTGCCGACAAGATCACCAACAAGGACAAGGAAATCTACGGCGTGTGCCTGCGCGGCAAGGCCGGTTGGGGTGAGAACATGGCGTTCATCACCGCCACGTCCAACTCCTTCGGCGCCCGCTGGTTTGACGAGAACTGGAAGCCCCAGTTCGATTCACCGGAATGGAAAGACGCCCTCAACTTCTATCTTGAACTCCTGAAGGCCGATGGCCCTCCCGGCGCGTCGTCCAACGGCTTCAACGAGAATCTGGCACTGTTCAACGCGGGCAAGTGTGGCATGTGGATCGACGCCACGGTCGCCGCGTCCTTCGTGACCGGCAAGGACTCGACGGTTGCCGACAAGGTTGGCTTCGCGCTGGCGCCTGACAAGGGCCTCGGCAAGCGCGGCAACTGGCTGTGGGCTTGGTCGCTGGCCATTCCCGCCGGCACGCAGAAGGAAGAGGCCGCCCAGAAGTTCATCAGCTGGGCCACCTCGAAGCACTACACGGAAATCGTGGCCGCCAAGGAAGGCTGGGCCAACGTTCCTCCGGGCACGCGCACGTCTCTCTATGCCAACCCGGAATACGCCAAGGTTCCTTTCGCCAAGATGACGCTCGACTCCATCAACTCGGCTGATCCGACGAAGCCGACGGTGAAGCCGGTGCCTTATGTTGGCGTGCAGTTCGTGGCCATCCCGGAATTTGCCGGCCTTGCCACGACGGTGGGCCAGATCTTCTCGGCAGCACTTGCTGGCGAAAAGAGCGCGGATGACGCCCTTGCCGAAGCGCAGGACGTCGCAACCCGCGAGATGACGAAAGCGGGCTACATCAAGTAA
- a CDS encoding sugar ABC transporter permease produces the protein MATQQSRSLGRLAVAPSVIALFLWMIVPLAMTIWFSLLRYNLLDPNYACSLLTPGQLFDEANRCFAGTTNYYYFLTDPAFFKAMANSLILVGWVLLISVVGGTLLALLLDQAIMGRNIVRLMVIAPFFVMPTVSALVWKNMMMHPVQGFIAWITKSLGLGAIDWFAHYPMTAIVIMVAWQWLPFATLILLTALQSFDEEQKEAAQMDGTPPLSFFWYMILPHLARPVTVVVLIETIFLLNVFAEIYVSGSGGRAGNLPFLVYQYGLISNDIGGASAGGLIAVVLANIVAFFLMRMIGKNLEG, from the coding sequence ATGGCGACACAGCAATCCCGCAGTCTCGGCCGCCTCGCGGTCGCTCCCTCGGTTATCGCGCTCTTCCTCTGGATGATTGTTCCGCTGGCGATGACCATCTGGTTCTCGCTCCTGCGTTACAATCTGCTTGATCCCAACTACGCCTGTTCGCTGCTGACCCCCGGCCAGCTTTTCGACGAAGCCAACCGCTGCTTTGCCGGTACCACCAATTACTATTACTTCCTCACCGACCCCGCCTTCTTCAAGGCCATGGCCAATTCGCTCATCCTGGTCGGGTGGGTGCTGCTCATTTCGGTGGTGGGCGGAACATTGCTGGCACTCCTGCTCGATCAGGCCATCATGGGCCGCAACATCGTCCGCCTCATGGTGATCGCTCCCTTCTTCGTCATGCCCACCGTCTCGGCGCTGGTCTGGAAGAATATGATGATGCATCCCGTGCAGGGCTTCATCGCCTGGATCACCAAGTCGCTGGGTCTCGGTGCCATCGACTGGTTCGCCCATTATCCCATGACCGCCATCGTCATCATGGTGGCCTGGCAGTGGCTGCCCTTCGCCACCCTCATTCTGCTCACCGCGCTGCAATCCTTTGATGAGGAGCAGAAGGAAGCAGCCCAGATGGATGGCACGCCGCCGCTCTCCTTCTTCTGGTACATGATCCTGCCGCACCTTGCCCGGCCCGTGACGGTGGTCGTGCTGATCGAGACCATCTTCCTGCTGAACGTCTTCGCCGAGATTTACGTCTCGGGCTCCGGCGGGCGCGCGGGCAACCTGCCGTTCCTCGTCTATCAGTACGGCCTCATTTCGAACGACATCGGCGGTGCGTCGGCCGGCGGACTCATTGCGGTTGTCCTCGCCAACATCGTCGCATTCTTCCTGATGCGCATGATTGGCAAGAACCTGGAGGGCTGA